In a single window of the Rhizobiaceae bacterium genome:
- a CDS encoding DUF3775 domain-containing protein, protein MKRSPEKEWELTVGPDTVRLLILKAKAISADVNDDYADGSEHEVEYDGDGHDIHHHDGLAEEEEEDLTGRELRALIEDLNVDEATELVALAWIGRGDFEAAEWSEAVAAARQQSARRAARYLMGMPMLGDYLEEGLEALGA, encoded by the coding sequence ATGAAGCGTAGCCCAGAGAAGGAATGGGAACTGACGGTGGGACCGGACACGGTTCGCCTGCTCATCCTGAAAGCCAAGGCGATCAGCGCCGATGTCAATGACGACTATGCCGACGGCAGCGAGCACGAGGTCGAATATGACGGCGACGGGCACGACATCCACCACCATGACGGTCTTGCAGAGGAAGAGGAAGAAGATTTGACGGGGCGCGAACTGCGCGCGCTGATCGAGGACCTGAACGTCGATGAAGCGACCGAACTGGTTGCGCTGGCATGGATTGGCCGTGGCGATTTCGAAGCGGCGGAATGGAGCGAGGCGGTGGCCGCCGCGCGCCAGCAAAGCGCACGCCGCGCCGCACGATACCTGATGGGCATGCCGATGCTGGGGGACTATCTCGAAGAGGGGCTTGAGGCGCTCGGCGCATGA
- a CDS encoding extensin family protein codes for MKPHTPLALAALVVLTGASASVDLPQSVDPPPERPPEAKPLEPVAPPVESAVPPDETACRTELTALGARFKELPPVQEAEGCAMPHPLAVTQMTAEIAIAPEITVNCATALALAKFARDVMSPAAQKAFGSPIRSIAQASGYVCRPRNGTQKLSEHAFGNAVDIASFTLADKKTVAIEPAPPKEHETFLRDVRTAACGPFKTVLGPGSDADHSLHFHFDLAQRRNGGTFCQ; via the coding sequence ATGAAACCTCACACACCGCTGGCGCTGGCGGCGCTGGTGGTATTGACGGGCGCGTCCGCGTCGGTCGATCTGCCGCAAAGCGTCGACCCCCCGCCGGAACGCCCGCCCGAGGCAAAGCCATTGGAACCCGTCGCTCCCCCGGTTGAATCCGCTGTCCCGCCCGATGAAACGGCCTGCAGGACCGAGTTGACGGCGCTCGGCGCCAGGTTCAAGGAACTGCCGCCCGTGCAGGAGGCGGAAGGCTGCGCCATGCCGCATCCGCTCGCCGTCACGCAAATGACGGCGGAGATTGCAATTGCGCCGGAGATAACGGTCAACTGCGCAACCGCACTCGCGCTCGCGAAGTTTGCGCGCGACGTGATGTCGCCCGCCGCACAGAAGGCGTTCGGGTCGCCGATCCGGTCGATCGCCCAGGCATCGGGCTATGTCTGCCGCCCGCGCAACGGCACGCAGAAACTGTCGGAACACGCCTTCGGCAACGCGGTCGACATTGCCTCCTTCACGCTGGCGGACAAAAAGACCGTCGCCATCGAACCCGCACCGCCCAAGGAGCACGAGACGTTCCTGCGCGACGTTCGCACCGCCGCGTGCGGCCCGTTCAAGACGGTGCTGGGGCCGGGCAGCGACGCGGACCATTCGCTGCACTTCCATTTCGACCTCGCACAGCGCCGCAATGGCGGAACCTTCTGCCAGTGA
- a CDS encoding LssY C-terminal domain-containing protein, protein MSAPSTARRHRRLRGIAYLIAVYAAAAYVVIPELWRVAEHYRLTQPGGMVTHTTAGIPGDPINIGVAGDKAQLLTAFGKAGWDPADQLTLRTAVEIGLAVLFDHPYPDAPVSTLVFEGRPQDLAFEKPIGGSPDRRNHVRFWLTAQEADNNELWLGSASLDTGAGVSHDTGQITHHIGPDIDAERDLVIRDLQDTGLVSRVYEIEGRGATQDGRNGGGDRYFTDGKAKIAVLKDD, encoded by the coding sequence ATGAGCGCCCCGTCCACCGCCAGAAGGCACCGCAGGCTTCGCGGCATCGCCTATCTCATCGCCGTCTATGCCGCCGCCGCCTATGTGGTGATCCCGGAGCTTTGGCGCGTTGCCGAGCACTATCGGCTCACACAGCCGGGCGGCATGGTCACGCACACCACAGCCGGCATCCCGGGCGACCCGATCAACATCGGCGTCGCGGGCGACAAGGCGCAGTTGCTGACCGCCTTCGGCAAGGCGGGCTGGGACCCGGCGGACCAGCTCACGCTGCGCACCGCCGTCGAAATCGGCCTCGCCGTCCTGTTCGACCATCCCTATCCCGACGCACCGGTCAGCACGTTGGTCTTTGAAGGCCGCCCGCAGGACCTCGCCTTCGAGAAGCCCATCGGCGGCAGTCCCGACCGGCGCAATCACGTGCGCTTCTGGCTGACGGCGCAGGAGGCCGACAACAACGAACTGTGGCTCGGTTCGGCGAGCCTCGACACGGGCGCGGGCGTCAGCCATGACACAGGCCAGATCACCCATCACATCGGGCCTGACATCGACGCGGAACGTGACCTCGTGATCCGCGATCTTCAGGATACTGGCCTCGTCTCGCGCGTTTACGAGATCGAGGGGCGCGGCGCGACCCAGGACGGGCGCAACGGCGGTGGCGACCGTTATTTCACCGACGGCAAGGCAAAAATCGCAGTGCTCAAGGATGATTGA